The Stomoxys calcitrans chromosome 3, idStoCalc2.1, whole genome shotgun sequence genome includes a region encoding these proteins:
- the LOC106085865 gene encoding UDP-N-acetylhexosamine pyrophosphorylase-like protein 1 isoform X1 yields MSCPLPETKESKHTKDTSQLANESVITRLPKRTVVLAFASFISNTPNSEHSTFVTFSFHSSAIMIDYVELNTRLQQVGQEHLLKFWDELNENERHQLEQDISELDLNELKLYFDRATTSLSQNGLKLDDRLQPLPEDKLLSISRSPEELLASYRDEGLRQISMGHVAVLLMAGGQGTRLGFAYPKGMYDVGLQSGKTLFRLQAERIIKLEELAFDATGKQGTITWYIMTSEHTIQPTLDYLEGNNYFGLKKENVVLFKQGSLPCFEYDGKIILDQKHRIARAPDGNGGIYRAMKSQGILDDLAKRGILYLHAHSVDNILIRVADPVFVGYCAQENAECAAKVVEKSSPTEAVGVVAIVDGKYQVVEYSEISSKTAEMRNADGRLTFSAGNICNHFFTTAFLHKIGSTYEQELKLHVAKKKIPFIDNSGKRITPENPNGIKIEKFVFDVFEFAQKFVAMEVPRDEEFSALKNADSAGKDCPSTARNDLYRLHKKFVEAAGGIVHGEECEISPFVSYAGENLAPLVQGKSFTTPLYLCSNRENSAHL; encoded by the exons ATGTCTTGCCCGCTCCCAGAAACCAAAGAGTCCAAACACACAAAAGATACCAGTCAACTTGCTAATGAATCAGTTATTACTCGCCTGCCAAAGCGAACGGTTGTTTTAGCTTTTGCCTCTTTCATTTCCAATACTCCGAATTCCGAGCACAGTACATTTGTGACATTTTCATTCCATTCCTCAGCCATCATGATTGACTACGTTGAATTGAACACACGTCTGCAGCAGGTGGGTCAGGAGCATTTGCTCAAATTTTGGGATGAGCTCAACGAAAATGAGCGACACCAATTGGAGCAAGATATATCGGAATTGGATTTGAATGAGCTGAAATTATATTTCGATCGTGCCACAACATCGTTATCGCAAAACGGCCTCAAACTGGACGATCGTCTACAGCCATTACCCGAGGACAAACTACTTAGTATTTCCCGATCGCCTGAGGAGCTTTTGGCCAGTTACCGCGATGAGGGCTTGAGGCAAATATCTATGGGCCATGTTGCCGTTTTACTTATGGCAGGTGGACAAG GAACCAGATTAGGGTTTGCCTACCCCAAAGGGATGTATGATGTTGGCTTGCAGTCTGGAAAGACACTTTTCCGCCTACAAGCTGAACGTATTATAAAGCTGGAAGAATTGGCATTTGACGCAACTGGCAAACAGGGCACCATTACTTGGTATATTATGACTTCGGAGCATACCATACAACCAACACTGGACTATCTGGAAGGCAATAACTATTTTGGCCTTAAGAAGGAAAACGTTGTTTTGTTTAAGCAAGGATCATTGCCTTGCTTCGAATACGATGGTAAAATCATACTTGACCAAAAGCATCGCATTGCCAGAGCCCCGGATGGCAATGGAGGAATATATCGTGCCATGAAGAGCCAAGGAATTTTGGATGATCTAGCCAAACGAGGCATTTTGTATTTGCATGCCCACAGTGTAGATAATATTTTAATAAGGGTAGCTGATCCGGTGTTTGTTGGCTATTGTGCCCAAGAGAATGCCGAATGTGCTGCAAAAGTGGTCGAAAAGTCGTCCCCCACAGAGGCTGTGGGTGTTGTGGCAATCGTTGATGGCAAATATCAAGTGGTGGAATACAGTGAAATATCATCTAAGACTGCCGAAATGCGCAATGCCGACGGGCGGCTGACGTTTAGTGCCGGCAACATATGTAACCACTTCTTTACCACTgcttttttgcataaaattggTTCGACGTACGAACAAGAACTGAAGCTACATGTAGCTAAAAAGAAAATTCCTTTCATCGACAACTCAGGAAAGAGAATTACGCCTGAAAATCCCAATGGtattaaaatcgaaaaatttgtcTTTGATGTTTTTGAATTTGCCCAGAAGTTTGTGGCAATGGAAGTTCCGCGCGACGAAGAGTTTAGTGCTTTAAAAAATGCCGACTCCGCCGGCAAAGATTGTCCATCGACGGCACGCAATGACCTATATCGTTTACACAAGAAATTTGTTGAAGCTGCCGGAGGCATTGTGCATGGCGAGGAGTGCGAAATATCCCCCTTTGTTAGCTATGCGGGCGAAAATTTGGCACCTTTGGTCCAAGGAAAATCATTTACGacacccttatatttatgcagTAATCGCGAGAACTCTGCCCATTTGTAA
- the LOC106085865 gene encoding UDP-N-acetylhexosamine pyrophosphorylase isoform X2: protein MIDYVELNTRLQQVGQEHLLKFWDELNENERHQLEQDISELDLNELKLYFDRATTSLSQNGLKLDDRLQPLPEDKLLSISRSPEELLASYRDEGLRQISMGHVAVLLMAGGQGTRLGFAYPKGMYDVGLQSGKTLFRLQAERIIKLEELAFDATGKQGTITWYIMTSEHTIQPTLDYLEGNNYFGLKKENVVLFKQGSLPCFEYDGKIILDQKHRIARAPDGNGGIYRAMKSQGILDDLAKRGILYLHAHSVDNILIRVADPVFVGYCAQENAECAAKVVEKSSPTEAVGVVAIVDGKYQVVEYSEISSKTAEMRNADGRLTFSAGNICNHFFTTAFLHKIGSTYEQELKLHVAKKKIPFIDNSGKRITPENPNGIKIEKFVFDVFEFAQKFVAMEVPRDEEFSALKNADSAGKDCPSTARNDLYRLHKKFVEAAGGIVHGEECEISPFVSYAGENLAPLVQGKSFTTPLYLCSNRENSAHL, encoded by the exons ATGATTGACTACGTTGAATTGAACACACGTCTGCAGCAGGTGGGTCAGGAGCATTTGCTCAAATTTTGGGATGAGCTCAACGAAAATGAGCGACACCAATTGGAGCAAGATATATCGGAATTGGATTTGAATGAGCTGAAATTATATTTCGATCGTGCCACAACATCGTTATCGCAAAACGGCCTCAAACTGGACGATCGTCTACAGCCATTACCCGAGGACAAACTACTTAGTATTTCCCGATCGCCTGAGGAGCTTTTGGCCAGTTACCGCGATGAGGGCTTGAGGCAAATATCTATGGGCCATGTTGCCGTTTTACTTATGGCAGGTGGACAAG GAACCAGATTAGGGTTTGCCTACCCCAAAGGGATGTATGATGTTGGCTTGCAGTCTGGAAAGACACTTTTCCGCCTACAAGCTGAACGTATTATAAAGCTGGAAGAATTGGCATTTGACGCAACTGGCAAACAGGGCACCATTACTTGGTATATTATGACTTCGGAGCATACCATACAACCAACACTGGACTATCTGGAAGGCAATAACTATTTTGGCCTTAAGAAGGAAAACGTTGTTTTGTTTAAGCAAGGATCATTGCCTTGCTTCGAATACGATGGTAAAATCATACTTGACCAAAAGCATCGCATTGCCAGAGCCCCGGATGGCAATGGAGGAATATATCGTGCCATGAAGAGCCAAGGAATTTTGGATGATCTAGCCAAACGAGGCATTTTGTATTTGCATGCCCACAGTGTAGATAATATTTTAATAAGGGTAGCTGATCCGGTGTTTGTTGGCTATTGTGCCCAAGAGAATGCCGAATGTGCTGCAAAAGTGGTCGAAAAGTCGTCCCCCACAGAGGCTGTGGGTGTTGTGGCAATCGTTGATGGCAAATATCAAGTGGTGGAATACAGTGAAATATCATCTAAGACTGCCGAAATGCGCAATGCCGACGGGCGGCTGACGTTTAGTGCCGGCAACATATGTAACCACTTCTTTACCACTgcttttttgcataaaattggTTCGACGTACGAACAAGAACTGAAGCTACATGTAGCTAAAAAGAAAATTCCTTTCATCGACAACTCAGGAAAGAGAATTACGCCTGAAAATCCCAATGGtattaaaatcgaaaaatttgtcTTTGATGTTTTTGAATTTGCCCAGAAGTTTGTGGCAATGGAAGTTCCGCGCGACGAAGAGTTTAGTGCTTTAAAAAATGCCGACTCCGCCGGCAAAGATTGTCCATCGACGGCACGCAATGACCTATATCGTTTACACAAGAAATTTGTTGAAGCTGCCGGAGGCATTGTGCATGGCGAGGAGTGCGAAATATCCCCCTTTGTTAGCTATGCGGGCGAAAATTTGGCACCTTTGGTCCAAGGAAAATCATTTACGacacccttatatttatgcagTAATCGCGAGAACTCTGCCCATTTGTAA
- the LOC106086910 gene encoding putative leucine-rich repeat-containing protein DDB_G0290503, translated as MSFSKAKLKRFNDVDTAACSSPARHVCSADAGVGTPTAAAITSATAHPERKEQIEKFFKDAVRFASSSKEAKEFAIPKEGGAVKEDKKSKGLRLFRTPSLPHRLRFRQNSDLAAAALSNNNNAGGSSTASSTPLPSAATTPVKDMPKSASRLKGKEALHQEIRHKNELIENYMSQIDVLKRHVDQLKDTETKMREEHANAQLKTETMIHELTTENKSLKEVNDQLTIDNSKYVENIAKLESEIRDLNEQHAAQVAELAKLSESLKSNNEFLETEAKTHLESQTLMQTQISKLESEIQEAQNRLAADAEKARENFEIIENLKNINGSLRADVNNLQKQIEQDALAYAQENKIIQNEMECLKNERNTLKNDLASKCDLIKSLQDELLDKNCEIDAHCDTIRQLCREKAQYVEKERLMNSAEEKVRNAEAQAEQKVQKLESDLENAIEREKAYWRSELEKRQKMAENEIIKIELEKQDVMILLESTNDMLRERDEKIQKYEDQLRNGIDYYVQLTDNLQKQVVDLKNDVAKTITEKYNYQLTLNNTRSTVNILMDRLKKSDADVEQLKAELESLQLAKGALEQSYLSLQAELEQVRTQLQESESALTTLKASSESLQKEERIDGDAAKYLDMYNELKSKDETREIYMQDMKKALDEFATVLQFAQLELDNKDTSLLKVREECEQLKLENITLKSKVEESSSKVATPAKKNSTDLEKIEVLLNDSELRAECEKIASWFLNSNEKNVRSDSSSEISELLKPTTPNNKAATRSCTTPVRSSGGKVTAVSTVNTPRTPRTPKTASTHTPRTTPKKTVLFPGKENIPSPQKQVLKARNV; from the exons ATGTCCTTTTCCAAGGCTAAGCTTAAACGTTTCAACGATGTAGATACGGCCGCCTGCAGTTCTCCTGCCCGCCATGTGTGCAGTGCTGATGCAGGTGTTGGTACTCCTACGGCTGCGGCCATCACCTCGGCTACAGCTCACCCTGAACGTAAGGAACAAATCGAGAAATTCTTCAAGGACGCAGTGCGCTTCGCCTCCAGCTCCAAGGAAGCCAAAGAGTTTGCAATACCCAAAGAGGGTGGTGCTGTAAAGGAGGATAAGAAATCCAAAGGCTTGCGGCTATTCCGTACACCTTCATTGCCCCATCGCTTGCGTTTTCGTCAgaattccgatttggctgcagcTGCTCtgagcaataacaacaatgcgGGTGGTTCCTCTACAGCCAGTTCTACACCATTGCCATCGGCAGCAACCACCCCCGTTAAGGACATGCCAAAGTCAGCCAGTCGCCTTAAGGGCAAAGAGGCTTTACACCAGGAAATTCGCCATAAGAATGAATTGATTGAGAATTacatgagccaaattgatgtcCTGAAGCGCCATGTGGATCAGCTGAAGGATACTGAGACAAAAATGCGTGAAGAGCACGCCAATGCCCAGCTGAAGACAGAGACCATGATACACGAATTGACCACCGAAAACAAATCTCTCAAAGAGGTGAATGATCAGCTTACGATCGACAACTCTAAGTATGTGGAGAATATTGCAAAACTGGAATCTGAGATACGTGACCTCAACGAGCAACATGCTGCCCAGGTGGCTGAATTGGCCAAGCTAAGTGAGAGTTTGAAGTCGAACAATGAATTCCTGGAGACTGAGGCCAAGACCCACTTGGAGTCCCAAACTCTTATGCAAACCCAGATCTCTAAATTAGAGTCAGAGATTCAAGAGGCCCAAAATCGTTTGGCTGCCGATGCTGAAAAGGCTCGTGAAAACTTTGAAATCATTGAGAATCTTAAGAACATTAATGGTTCCCTCCGAGCTGATGTAAACAACCTGCAGAAACAAATTGAGCAGGACGCCCTCGCCTATGCGCAAGAGAACAAGATCATACAGAACGAAATGGAGTGCCTAAAAAATGAACGCAACACTCTAAAGAATGACCTGGCCAGCAAATGTGATCTTATCAAATCTCTGCAAGACGAGCTACTGGACAAAAACTGCGAAATTGATGCCCATTGCGATACCATACGCCAATTGTGCCGCGAGAAGGCCCAATATGTGGAGAAGGAGCGTCTCATGAACTCAGCCGAAGAGAAGGTACGAAATGCCGAGGCTCAAGCCGAACAGAAAGTTCAAAAGTTGGAATCCGATCTGGAGAATGCCATTGAGCGCGAGAAAGCCTATTGGCGTAGTGAGTTGGAAAAGCGCCAAAAGATGGCCGAAAATGAGATCATTAAGATCGAATTGGAAAAACAAGATGTTATGATCTTATTGGAGAGTACCAATGACATGTTGCGTGAGCGGGATGAGAAGATCCAAAAATATGAAGACCAACTGCGCAACGGCATTGACTACTATGTCCAGTTGACCGATAATCTGCAGAAGCAAGTGGTTGACCTGAAGAATGATGTGGCCAAGACCATTACCGAGAAATACAACTATCAGCTGACCTTAAACAATACCAGGTCAACGGTAAACATTCTCATGGATCGCCTCAAGAAATCGGACGCTGATGTTGAGCAGCTGAAGGCAGAACTCGAATCGTTGCAGTTGGCCAAGGGGGCTTTGGAACAAAGCTATCTCTCGCTACAAGCCGAGCTGGAGCAAGTACGAACTCAGCTGCAGGAGTCTGAATCGGCCCTCACCACCTTGAAGGCTTCATCGGAGTCGCTGCAAAAAGAG GAGCGCATCGACGGCGATGCTGCCAAATACCTGGACATGTACAACGAGCTCAAGAGCAAGGACGAAACCCGAGAGATCTACATGCAGGACATGAAGAAAGCCCTCGACGAATTTGCAACTGTCCTGCAATTTGCCCAGCTAGAGTTGGACAACAAAGACACCAGCCTGCTCAAGGTGCGTGAAGAGTGCGAGCAACTGAAACTGGAGAACATCACCCTCAAATCGAAAGTCGAGGAGAGCTCTTCCAAAGTTGCCACACCAGCTAAAAAGAACAGCACCGACTTGGAGAAGATCGAGGTTCTGTTAAACGATTCTGAATTGCGAGCAGAATGCGAAAAGATAGCCTCATGGTTCCTCAACTCAAATGAGAAGAATGTACGCAGCGATAGCTCGAGTGAAATCAGTGAACTCCTGAAACCTACCACTCCCAACAACAAGGCGGCCACGCGTTCCTGCACCACCCCAGTACGTTCGTCGGGCGGCAAGGTAACCGCAGTTTCTACGGTGAACACCCCACGTACACCTCGAACTCCCAAAACTGCCTCCACACACACCCCCCGCACCACACCCAAAAAGACGGTCCTATTTCCCGGCAAGGAAAACATACCCAGTCCTCAGAAACAGGTGCTGAAAGCGCGAAATGTGTAA